A genome region from Lytechinus pictus isolate F3 Inbred chromosome 16, Lp3.0, whole genome shotgun sequence includes the following:
- the LOC129277392 gene encoding uncharacterized protein LOC129277392: MKFISSDSIEDTNNLIYAGAVLVTESLGVRKQENTRKHCLPPWKRRLDNQIKGWRTDLSRLTEINLGKADINDFKYLEEKYSIRRKGRKIVVEELKQRIASTTAKVKRYTDRVSQYRQNSLFENNQKRFYQEINGKIKDEVPPPDPAAALAFWSNIWSQPHNHNQEAMWLKTTKEECATIVAQDDLTINKSKLEKIIRKMAPWKAAGPDGVQAFWVKRFTNLHERLSMQMNEIVMNGNPPDWMTKGRTVLIPKDPTKGNIPSNYRPITCLPILWKLLTGLISEEIYQHLDHQDILPWEQKGCRKGSRGTKEQLCIDKGIMKDSKKRKNEPRNGMN; this comes from the coding sequence ATGAAGTTTATCAGCTCAGACAGTATTGAGGATACCAATAATCTCATATATGCTGGAGCAGTTCTGGTAACAGAGAGCTTAGGTGTAAGAAAACAGGAGAACACAAGGAAGCACTGCCTACCACCATGGAAAAGGAGACTTGATAATCAGATAAAGGGATGGAGGACAGACCTATCAAGACTGACAGAGATAAACCTTGGCAAAGCAGATATCAATGATTTTAAGTACCTTGAGGAGAAGTACAGTAttagaaggaaaggaaggaagatcGTCGTGGAGGAACTAAAACAAAGAATAGCAAGCACTACAGCAAAAGTAAAGAGGTACACCGATCGAGTGTCACAGTATAGACAGAATTCCTTGTTTGAGAACAACCAGAAGAGGTTCTACcaagaaataaatggaaagatTAAAGACGAAGTTCCACCACCAGATCCAGCTGCAGCACTTGCCTTCTGGAGCAACATTTGGAGCCAACCACACAATCACAACCAAGAAGCTATGTGGTTGAAAACAACGAAAGAGGAATGTGCAACTATAGTTGCACAGGATGATCTGACGATCAACAAAAGCAAGCTAGAAAAGATCATTCGGAAAATGGCGCCATGGAAAGCTGCCGGTCCAGACGGTGTGCAAGCTTTCTGGGTTAAAAGGTTCACAAATCTTCATGAAAGGCTGAGCATGCAGATGAACGAGATTGTCATGAATGGTAACCCCCCTGATTGGATGACAAAAGGAAGAACGGTTCTCATCCCAAAGGATCCTACCAAAGGCAACATTCCGTCAAACTACCGTCCAATTACCTGCTTGCCGATTCTCTGGAAGTTACTGACTGGCCTAATATCAGAAGAAATATATCAACACCTGGACCATCAAGACATACTACCATGGGAACAGAAGGGATGTAGAAAAGGAAGTAGAGGAACAAAAGAACAACTATGCATCGACAAAGGAATTATGAAAGAcagcaagaaaagaaaaaacgaACCTCGCAATGGCATGAATTGA
- the LOC129279021 gene encoding protein PFC0760c-like yields MESRKKSPSDNYKEVTMNDHICRTRKSKSIPHWKETGREILGMESVSNRISQDEPKCRTTRSRTDKETKKRWSRVEKEELIFCFYVATKLNTTKTRNYRRSMRNLWLLNNEDPNVSEQALADMKHSIFRSKYFTDSQLHHIKLRAKIYLTEQGNQVNISNRKVGGASDDDNDNDDDNVDLTEAVNDDNGVADDNNARNKDINDGHDDGVDNDAGNDETKDDHGDGDDKNAGPDDANDVYIDADYKNAGDDVAYDDHREADDNNANVNETKVGKSKILHTQSLHSKVKRKRERKLWSNKEKENLMTCFYFATDVSHKTRHYRKRMRETWLENNGDPSVGEQALADMKQSILRTQYFSEIELERIKQKAHILCREVDNAGNDETSDDHGDGDDKNAGPDDANDGHRYADDKNAGDGDANGDHDNEDDNENHDGDDNNVGVDDFNNGNDDADNNDTGDDDTNDDLGDGDNNNTGDGDTNDDHDDADNNITSDDDTNDVLGDAEVNNIGKDDANDDRAEANNDEADNDNVAIIDNHGDVVKNHKADDDDDADTDGENLYHKGKNEGGQPNKDGRVETCDKRLSRHPPKANDTTWLANYNENSKITDTQSLHSKVRRKREKKLWSNKEKENLMTCFYFATDVSHKTRHYRQRMRETWLKNNGDPSVGEQALADMKQSILRTQYFSEIELERIKQKAHILCRKIDNAGNDETSDDHGDGDDKNAGADNANDGHRYADDKNAVYGDANGDHGNEDDNENHDGDDNNVGVDNFNDGHDDADNNDTGDDDTNDDLGDAEVNNAGKPNDDANDDHAEANNDEADNDNVAINDNHGDVVNNDTADDDYDADIDGENVYHKGRNEGGQPNKDGRVETCDKRLSRHPPKANDTTWPANYNENSKITDTQSLHSKVRRKREKKLWSNKEKENLMTCFYFATDVSHKTRHYRKRMKETWLKNNGDPSVGEQALAEMKQSILRTQYFSEIELERIKQEAHILCREVNNAGNDDTIDDHGDAKDSDHDNAGTGDTNNGPDDNADVVDANDGHGDSDDKKADDDDIEDHNDADDKNTGDDDAYEIYGHSDYNSANGDEAKVGTSMILDTQSLHNKVRRKGEKKLWSNKEKENLMTCFYFATDVSHKTRYYRKRMRETWLVNNGDPSVGEEGLVDMKQSIISTQYFSDIELERIKENAQSLCRERKRNATKNQDDRGKRITDKVDKLHDTNNDRERSGKGKTR; encoded by the coding sequence ATGGAATCACGAAAGAAGAGTCCCAGTGACAATTATAAAGAAGTAACTATGAATGATCACATTTGTAGGACTcggaaatcaaaatcaataccTCATTGGAAAGAAACCGGGCGTGAAATACTAGGAATGGAATCTGTTTCAAACCGTATTTCGCAAGATGAGCCCAAATGCAGAACCACTAGATCTAGAACTGATAAAGAGACAAAGAAAAGGTGGTCGAgagtagaaaaagaagaacttattttctgcttttatgTAGCAACTAAATTAAACACCACTAAGACGAGAAACTATAGACGGTCAATGAGGAATTTATGGCTTCTGAATAACGAAGACCCAAATGTCAGTGAACAAGCACTCGCGGATATGAAACATAGTATCTTCCGTTCGAAATATTTCACGGACTCACAATTACATCATATCAAAttgcgagctaaaatatatcTTACTGAGCAAGGGAACCAAGTGAATATTTCGAACCGGAAAGTAGGTGGTgcaagtgatgatgataatgataatgatgatgacaacgtaGACCTTACTGAAGCTGTCAACGATGATAATGGTGTTGCTGATGACAATAATGCAAGGAATAAAGATATCAACGATGGCCACGATGATGGTGTTGACAATGATGCCGGTAATGACGAAACCAAAGATGATCATGGGGATGGTGATGACAAAAATGCCGGCCCTGACGACGCCAACGATGTTTATATTGATGCGGATTACAAGAACGCCGGTGATGATGTTGCCTACGATGACCATAGAGAGGCTGATGACAATAATGCCAATGTTAATGAAACAAAAGTTGGAAAGTCGAAGATTCTACATACTCAATCGCTACACAGCAAAgtgaagagaaaaagagaaaggaaattaTGGTCaaataaagagaaggaaaatcTTATGACTTGCTTCTACTTTGCGACTGATGTATCTCATAAAACTAGACATTACAggaagagaatgagagaaaCGTGGCTTGAAAATAATGGTGATCCATCCGTTGGAGAGCAAGCTCTGGCAGACATGAAACAAAGTATCCTTCGTACTCAATATTTCAGCGAGATTGAATTagagagaataaaacaaaaggCACACATACTTTGTAGAGAAGTCGATAATGCCGGTAATGACGAAACCAGCGATGATCATGGGGATGGTGATGACAAAAATGCCGGCCCTGACGATGCAAACGATGGCCATAGATATGCTGATGACAAGAATGCCGGCGATGGCGATGCCAACGGCGAccatgataatgaagatgacaaCGAAaaccatgatggtgatgacaataatgTCGGTGTTGATGATTTCAacaatggcaatgatgatgCTGACAACAATGATACCGGTGATGACGATACCAATGATGATCTCGGTGATGGTGACAACAACAATACCGGTGATGGCGATACCAacgatgaccatgatgatgctGACAACAATATTACCAGTGATGACGATACCAACGATGTTCTCGGCGATGCTGAAGTCAATAATATTGGTAAAGACGATGCCAACGACGACCGTGCTGAAGCTAATAACGATGAAGCAGATAATGACAATGTTGCTATAATCGATAACCATGGCGATGTTGTGAAAAATCATAAAgctgatgacgacgatgatgccGATACTGATGGTGAGAATTTGTATCATAAAGGCAAGAACGAAGGAGGCCAACCAAATAAAGACGGGAGAGTAGAAACGTGTGACAAGAGATTATCAAGACATCCACCCAAGGCCAATGATACGACATGGCTAgccaattataatgaaaattcgAAGATCACAGATACACAATCGCTACACAGCAAAGtgaggaggaaaagagaaaagaaattatggtcaaataaagagaaggaaaatcTTATGACTTGCTTCTACTTTGCGACTGATGTATCTCATAAAACTAGACATTACAGGCAGAGAATGAGAGAAACGTGGCTTAAAAATAATGGTGATCCATCCGTTGGAGAGCAAGCTCTGGCAGACATGAAACAAAGTATCCTTCGTACTCAATATTTCAGCGAGATTGAATTagagagaataaaacaaaaggCACATATACTTTGTAGAAAAATCGATAATGCCGGTAATGACGAAACCAGCGACGATCATGGGGATGGTGATGACAAAAATGCCGGTGCTGACAATGCCAACGATGGCCATAGATATGCTGATGACAAGAATGCCGTCTATGGCGATGCCAACGGCGACCATGGTAATGAAGATGACAACGAAaaccatgatggtgatgacaataatgTCGGTGTTGATAATTTCAACGATGGCCATGATGATGCTGACAACAATGATACCGGTGATGACGATACCAATGATGATCTCGGTGATGCTGAAGTCAATAATGCTGGCAAGCCTAATGATGATGCCAACGACGACCATGCTGAAGCTAATAACGATGAAGCAGATAATGACAATGTTGCTATAAACGATAACCATGGCGATGTTGTGAACAATGACACAgctgatgatgactatgatgccGATATTGATGGTGAGAATGTGTATCATAAAGGCAGGAACGAAGGAGGCCAACCAAATAAAGACGGGAGAGTAGAAACGTGTGACAAGAGATTATCAAGACATCCACCCAAGGCCAATGATACGACATGGCCAgccaattataatgaaaattcgAAGATCACTGATACACAATCACTACACAGCAAAGtgaggaggaaaagagaaaagaaattatggtcaaataaagagaaggaaaatcTTATGACTTGCTTCTACTTTGCGACTGATGTATCTCATAAAACTAGACATTACAggaagagaatgaaagaaacgTGGCTTAAAAATAATGGTGATCCATCCGTTGGAGAGCAAGCTCTGGCAGAAATGAAACAAAGTATTCTTCGTACTCAATATTTCAGCGAGATTGAATTAGAGAGAATAAAGCAAGAGGCACACATACTTTGTAGAGAAGTCAATAATGCCGGTAATGACGATACCATCGATGACCATGGGGATGCTAAGGACAGTGATCATGACAATGCCGGCACTGGTGATACCAATAATGGCCCTGATGATAATGCCGATGTTGTTGATGCCAACGATGGccatggtgatagtgatgacaaAAAAgccgatgatgatgacatcGAGGAccataatgatgctgatgacaaAAATAccggtgatgatgatgcctACGAGATCTATGGCCATTCTGACTACAATAGTGCCAATGGTGACGAAGCCAAAGTAGGAACATCGATGATTCTAGACACACAATCACTACACAACAAAGtgagaagaaaaggagaaaagaaattatggtcaaataaagagaaggaaaatcTTATGACTTGCTTCTACTTTGCGACTGATGTATCTCATAAAACTAGATATTACAggaagagaatgagagaaaCGTGGCTTGTAAATAATGGTGACCCATCCGTTGGAGAAGAAGGTCTAGTGGACATGAAACAAAGTATCATTAGTACTCAATACTTCAGCGACATTGAATTAGagagaataaaggaaaatgCCCAAAGTCTTTGTAGAGAACGAAAGCGTAATGCAACAAAGAATCAAGATGACAGGGGAAAACGAATAACAGATAAAGTAGACAAATTGCACGACACCAACAATGATAGAGAGAGATCGGGAAAAGGAAAAACTCGGTAA
- the LOC135156947 gene encoding uncharacterized protein LOC135156947 → MIAVVKHFSDDIKMSFGIDKCAKVTLVRGRRVNTGDMFVQDEETSIKELTNDSTYKYLGIAENDVISHNTMKEKATSEYKRRLRLILKSELNAKNKIEAINTLAIPVLRYSFGIVNWRLADICGLDVMTRKQLTMHRLHHPKAAIERLYLPRDLGGRGLQQIEMVWNMEATNLANYLSNPPDILTSISLDYDKCQAIYSINKQASILLAQHRLTLPYGEKEKARLKCSFHKKLQEQLKSKRLHGHHEKQTHREFVDQKDTHQWLKSAGLRGETEGFVYAIQDQVVRTRAYEKSILRTDTDDTCRMCGKETETIMHLVSACSTLAGTEYITRHDNIAKLIHWQLLKDRGKMTCDHAWEHQPQTINTINNSTIYWNCGILTDRTINCNKPDIIVRDNNVVNIIEVSVPHDINIAVKERDKRLKYQDLRIEIERMWNVKAEVTPVIIGHSGMVKKGMEACITKISPHLRMYDIQKAAILGTTRLIRKTLGH, encoded by the coding sequence ATGATAGCAGTAGTTAAACATTTCAGCGATGACATCAAGATGTCGTTTGGTATAGACAAGTGTGCCAAAGTTACACTTGTACGAGGAAGGAGGGTAAATACAGGCGACATGTTTGTGCAAGATGAGGAAACATCAATCAAGGAACTGACTAATGATTCGACATATAAATACCTAGGCATAGCTGAGAATGATGTCATTAGCCATAACACAATGAAGGAGAAGGCAACATCAGAATACAAAAGAAGACTCAGGCTGATCCTCAAATCCGAACTGAATGCCAAAAATAAGATTGAAGCGATCAACACTCTAGCCATTCCTGTGCTTAGATACAGTTTTGGTATTGTTAACTGGAGACTAGCTGATATATGTGGCCTAGATGTTATGACCAGAAAGCAATTAACGATGCACAGATTACATCACCCAAAGGCCGCAATCGAAAGGTTGTACCTTCCCCGTGATCTTGGAGGAAGAGGTCTACAACAAATTGAGATGGTCTGGAATATGGAAGCAACGAACCTCGCCAACTACCTATCCAATCCACCTGATATACTGACGAGTATATCCCTCGATTATGATAAATGTCAAGCAATATACTCCATTAACAAGCAAGCATCTATCTTATTGGCACAACATCGACTGACACTACCCTACGGTGAAAAAGAGAAGGCAAGACTTAAATGCTCCTTTCACAAGAAACTTCAAGAGCAACTTAAATCCAAGCGACTTcatggccaccatgaaaaacAGACGCATCGGGAGTTCGTAGACCAGAAAGACACACATCAATGGCTTAAGTCGGCGGGACTAAGAGGTGAAACTGAAGGGTTCGTCTATGCTATTCAGGACCAGGTGGTGAGGACCCGTGCCTACGAAAAATCTATCCTCAGAACAGACACAGACGACACTTGCAGGATGTGTGGAAAAGAGACCGAAACAATCATGCATTTGGTATCAGCATGTTCGACTCTTGCTGGAACTGAGTACATCACAAGACATGACAATATTGCCAAACTTATCCATTGGCAACTACTGAAGGATCGCGGTAAAATGACTTGTGATCACGCTTGGGAACATCAGCCACAAACGATCAACACGATCAATAACAGCACCATATATTGGAACTGTGGCATACTAACGGATAGAACCATCAACTGCAACAAGCCGGACATCATCGTCAGAGACAACAACGtagtaaatatcattgaggTCTCTGTTCCCCATGATATCAACATTGCTGTAAAGGAAAGAGACAAACGGCTCAAGTATCAAGACCTAAGGATTGAGATCGAGAGAATGTGGAACGTGAAAGCAGAGGTCACACCAGTCATCATTGGTCACTCAGGAATGGTGAAGAAGGGAATGGAAGCCTGCATAACCAAGATCTCTCCTCACCTTCGGATGTACGACATTCAGAAGGCAGCTATCTTGGGTACAACCAGATTGATAAGAAAGACTCTCGGACATTAG